One genomic window of Gemmatimonadota bacterium includes the following:
- a CDS encoding DUF4159 domain-containing protein has product MKRRDFLHRLSGVAASLAAAPRLLAASGRGGEFAFARLRYDSGDWDYNPKVCANVLDAVLQYTTIPVREQEVVITADSTELGAFPFLFMTGHKLVRFSEKERQGLVRYVENGGLLFSDDCNHDVNGLYSTSFVAEMRRAFPAPDTLAKISNRHALYRSFFRFDGPPQTSHEINGWGDNVVHDYLRGIEHRGRLGVILANQDYGCEWDYAWQNKRFRRSDNTKFAVNLVVYAMT; this is encoded by the coding sequence GTGAAGCGTCGGGACTTCCTGCATCGGTTGAGCGGCGTCGCGGCCTCCCTGGCTGCGGCGCCGCGCCTCCTTGCGGCCAGCGGGCGTGGCGGGGAGTTCGCCTTTGCCCGACTGCGGTACGACTCCGGCGATTGGGACTACAACCCCAAGGTCTGCGCCAACGTCCTCGATGCGGTGCTGCAGTACACCACCATCCCAGTCCGCGAGCAGGAAGTCGTGATCACGGCGGACTCGACCGAGCTGGGTGCCTTTCCGTTCCTCTTCATGACCGGTCATAAGCTGGTCCGCTTCAGCGAGAAGGAACGCCAGGGACTGGTGCGCTACGTCGAGAACGGTGGCCTGCTCTTCTCCGACGACTGCAACCACGACGTGAACGGCCTCTACAGCACCTCGTTCGTCGCGGAGATGCGCCGCGCCTTCCCGGCCCCGGACACCCTCGCCAAGATCTCCAATCGCCACGCGCTCTACCGGAGCTTCTTCCGCTTCGACGGTCCCCCGCAGACCAGCCACGAGATCAACGGCTGGGGCGACAACGTCGTACACGACTACCTGCGCGGGATCGAGCATCGCGGCCGCCTCGGCGTCATCCTTGCGAATCAGGACTACGGCTGCGAATGGGACTACGCCTGGCAGAACAAGCGGTTCCGGCGGAGTGACAACACGAAGTTTGCGGTGAATCTGGTGGTGTATGCGATGACGTGA